A genomic segment from Flavobacterium inviolabile encodes:
- a CDS encoding MFS transporter, translating to MIHLEKGSKKLLNAWAFYDWANSVYALVISSSIFPLYYGALFRIKVIEEIPLFGLSIRSEALISYITAIGFLVVAILSPLLSGIADYLGNKKIFLKFFCYMGSLSCMGLYFFSLDNIIIGLLTYMLALIGFWGSLVFYNSYLPDIAFPEQQDSISAKGYGLGYVGSVILLIINLIMVMKFETFGFENQLKAMQFSFVLVGLWWMGFSQYTYRYLPDYKNGKKIQKQIIFNGFKELQKVWSQLKEIKPLKRYLGAFFVYSMAVQTVMIVAAYFGEKEVAWGSDEKRTMGLIVSILLIQLIAVFGAFITSKASAKFGNIRVLMLINFLWILICIYAYFVVTPNEFYIAASCVGLVMGGIQSLSRSTYSKLIPKTQDTTSFFSFYDVSEKIGIVIGMFLYGYIADITGKMQNAILFLIVFFVAGLILLTRVPKE from the coding sequence ATGATACATCTTGAAAAAGGCAGCAAGAAACTGCTAAATGCATGGGCATTTTATGATTGGGCAAACTCCGTTTATGCCCTGGTAATCTCATCATCTATCTTTCCGTTATATTATGGAGCACTCTTCCGTATTAAGGTGATAGAAGAAATTCCGCTTTTCGGATTATCCATTCGCAGTGAAGCCCTGATCAGCTATATAACCGCTATCGGTTTTTTAGTGGTCGCTATTTTATCGCCGCTGCTTTCTGGTATTGCCGATTATTTAGGAAATAAAAAGATCTTTCTGAAGTTTTTCTGCTATATGGGATCGCTTTCCTGTATGGGATTGTATTTCTTTTCATTGGATAATATTATCATCGGATTGCTGACGTACATGCTGGCGTTGATTGGTTTTTGGGGAAGTCTGGTTTTTTATAATTCCTATTTACCCGATATTGCTTTTCCGGAACAACAGGACAGCATCAGTGCGAAAGGATATGGTTTAGGCTATGTGGGCAGTGTTATATTGTTAATCATCAACCTGATCATGGTCATGAAGTTTGAAACCTTCGGCTTTGAAAACCAGCTAAAAGCAATGCAGTTTTCTTTTGTGCTGGTAGGACTGTGGTGGATGGGCTTTAGCCAGTATACTTATCGCTATCTGCCGGATTATAAAAACGGTAAAAAGATTCAGAAGCAGATTATTTTTAACGGATTCAAAGAATTACAGAAGGTATGGAGCCAGTTAAAGGAAATCAAGCCGTTAAAACGTTATCTGGGCGCTTTCTTTGTTTACAGTATGGCTGTGCAGACGGTTATGATTGTTGCGGCCTATTTTGGTGAAAAAGAAGTCGCCTGGGGTAGTGACGAAAAAAGAACAATGGGATTAATTGTCAGCATACTGCTGATTCAGTTAATCGCTGTTTTCGGAGCCTTTATTACATCAAAAGCATCCGCGAAGTTTGGAAATATCAGGGTGTTGATGCTGATCAATTTCCTTTGGATCCTGATCTGTATTTATGCCTATTTTGTAGTGACACCAAATGAATTTTATATTGCAGCCAGCTGCGTAGGGCTTGTTATGGGCGGAATACAATCGTTATCCCGGTCTACCTATTCGAAGCTTATCCCGAAAACACAGGATACCACTTCCTTTTTCAGTTTCTATGATGTATCGGAAAAGATCGGTATCGTAATCGGTATGTTTTTATATGGCTATATTGCAGACATAACCGGGAAAATGCAGAATGCCATTTTGTTTTTAATTGTATTTTTTGTGGCAGGATTGATCCTGTTAACAAGGGTACCCAAAGAATAA